The region GTCTCACCACTCTCACATCTAATCCCTCTATTCTCTGCAGTGGTGCTCCAGTTTCCGTCCCAGACTGAGACTGAGTGCTCCGAATATCCCAGCAGACATGataaagcacaaacaaacacgctgGAGGAAGAGCGGTCTTTCCCAAACCAGCAGAGTGCCTGAAAGAGCCGGTCGTGGGTGGCCTGTCAAAAGGTTTCTCCTCGCTTAAAAACCGTACACTGGTGTTACTGCGCGAACAATCATTGTTCCAGTGAGACTAGCAGGTTAACAGAGGGGCTGAGGCTATTACAGCTAAAATGTAGCATAGATGAACAGCAGGCATGAAGACAGTCAAACAGCTTGCTGCCTCCCCCATCTGGTAGCACAGAGCAACGACACCATGTTGATCTGGACTTGTCTGGACTGGTGAGGATGAAGAAGCAACAGTTCTGTATTCAGTATTCTTAATATTGGCAATTTTGTTCACTATATCCATttgaaactaaaaaaataattaatatttgaCAAGAAGATTCACTCATGGGCGAGGTAGGGATTCATCCAAAGGtcatatattgtatttaaaCAACCTCTATGTCCGTGCACAACCAAAGCATTGTAGTCAGCAGTGGAAAACCTGATTCACAGCAACAATTCCCacaaatgagtgaatgaaacTGTGTGAAGTAGGAAAAGAGGAAGCAACTTCAGCTGACTAAGACAGTCCTCTTACACACTGTATTCACAAGTAATTACTAAACCTCAACAAGATAAGGTGTTACGGACGATCAAAACTGGCAGCAACAGGTTGAGGCAGGTAGCTATGAGTAAGTGGCAGAGAGGAATCCATGGCCTCTCACTTGTGCGTTGTTGGCAGGCTGAGAACCATGGCGTGGGATTCAAGCATGCAGTCTGGGTGTGGAAAGTTTATATGCTTTGGTctcgttgtgtgtgtgtttgaggtttgtgtgtgtgtgggagagagatcAATAAACAAGCTCTCACCTGTGTGGTCCACAGCTGCAGGAGTAAAGctcttttctgcatttctgcgtcaactccctcctcctgcaggaagtGATGGTAGCTCTGCTGCCAGGAGTTTGACTCCGGCCCTCCGTTCAGCCAGTTTGGGGACAGCAGCTCCCACAGACGCTCCCGGGATAAGTTGGCTGTTTTGCTTTCCCCTATTAGTGATtagacataaaaaataaaaaaaaactcattctGCAAAGCTCGCCTGAAATGCATCCAAACCCAGCTCACGCCCgccatttattcatttttatttctctctccctctcgcttttctttttgtcttctccttttcttcatctttattttcaatTTAGTTATTACctcacttttttgtttgtttgtttgttttgttttttatttatttgcttttttttttttcttcacatactGTCCCCTGTTGCTGGTCtgtgtcattttatgttttgtaaatCAACATCATCAGTTGTTGCCTTTGTATTTGTTAGTATGTCCATATTGTTTATGTGTATGCACTCACTGGTgaataaagggaaaaaaaagagatacattcacacacaccttgcTGTGCTGTACAGATCTAAAGCCAGACAGGAAattgaaagtaaaataattttttcctttgtgttggCTTACCTCGTTTGAGTGAGCAACGGGCCAGTTTGGTGAGAAGATCGTCAAACTTGCGGAACTCTTTGTAGACAGCAGTAGCCTTGTCTCTCCTCTCAAACAATGTAAGATATCCAGCCCTGAGCACAGCAATAATGTTAAAAATCGTCCTGTCTGTCACTCCTGTTAGTATAAACACTGACATCATTTGAGTTACAGTATTTCGCCAGATTGAAATGCTGTGTGCTACCTGAAGAGTAGGCTGTAACAAAGGCTAAAGAGTCCATCCTGTCTCCACTCTGACGGCCGGCAGCCTTTCTGGTCACTCAGCAGCAGGTTCTGAAGGTGACTGTTCATGGCACCGCTGAGCTTGGAGAGACTGAGACCTTGAAAATGTCTGAGGAAATAATAAACAGATTTGCAACACTCATTTAAAGCAGATCTTATCATTTAGTGAACCATAGAGGCCGTGTTTAAAAGATGCATTCATTACCGTTCCATCCATTGTCTTTCCGCTGCAGGTGTGATGCTCGGCAGCTGCAGACTGAAGATACGTTTTAGGAGCTGGTTTCTGTTGCGGGTGAAGTCCAAGAAGACTGTGTCATTCAGCACGGCATCGAAAGAGTTTGGGTCCAACAGCACCGTCACGTAGTAACCAGCAACACGGACCTGGGAGGACAACGTCATTTTAGTTGTtccaatatttgttgttttcaatcgcttttttttaaccaactCTTATTAAGAGTTCTTCTATCCTAAAAAATGTGAAGCTATGTGGAAAGGCCAGGTTTTTTTGCTAGAAGGCTTATTCAGTGGAACATTTTGTTCTACATTAGAAAAATAATGCAGTCCTAATTTCAGATATATTAACCGCATTATGGGGGATTAATTAACTTGCTACCACCACACTGGCATAAtgatatcatttattttaaaattaatattttgttgcTGTCATCTGAAAACCTGATTTGCATTTCAGATCGGGAATTACAATATTAGACTCTTTTCCTTTAAACCATTACACATACATTTCTACTCTATTTGACAGTCAAATTTTCATCAATCTCAAAATAGCTTCTCATTTCCATAAACATGGGCATGTTTGGAGATAAAAGTTCCACATCACAGTTACACAGTCTGTATCAGAACTTACTGTGAAGATATCCCCATGTTTGTCTTTCATCCGGGTCAGAAACTTTGCGGCATCTTTTCCAAACTCCAGAGCGTGCCCCAGCCATGGAAGGAAACCTTTGTCCAGAGGTGGCtcgtttttctgtctgtcaggtataagaaaacatattaaaattACAACAATGTCACAGAGTTGGTTGCTCTACTTTTCATTCGTTCATGAATCTCAACCAACAGGTTTGCAGTTAACATGAACATTATGTCATGAGAGCTTTCTATTGTGTGGTTGAAAAGCCATGCAGTAGGCCTCGGTTGGAGCTTTATTCtgttaaaaccaaactgaatgCAGAGAATCAGCGTTTTGAATGAAGAGGTATTCTGATACAAGTATTGCTAAtattaaatagaaaataacaaattataGTGCAAAATGTGCTTTTGCAGTATTTTGCAGACCTTCAGACTCAATCCGTTACAATCTatgaaatgcagctttgttAATAATTGAATTTAACCTGCAACATCAACATATTAATGAATAACTTTACCTTGTGCGAGAGGAGTAAAGGAGAACTAGTATAAGCAGTCCATTAAGAAGCAAAAATATTGTCCATAACATGTTTTCCTAAAGTCTGATACTTGTCGTGTCTCGCAGACAATTTACTCCATAGCCGCTGGCAACTCACTTATATCTTAGAGCCTGGCTCAGCTACGACTTCTATTTGTTAGGAGTGGAAAGGTGTGGCTTGTGGCACAAAGTGTTGCACAATACTGTCCAGTAGACATAGTCAGACACCACAAAACTCCACATCCTGATTAAGTAACATAAACTGAAATTATTGAAAAATTCCACTTCACTAGTTATACTATGTACAGCTGAGTTCTCATTAAGTTACACCTTTCAGATGACGGCCTGCACAAAATCTTTCGTTTATTCTTCAAACTCTGCATGGAAAAGCCACCTGCCACAACATTTCATAGCACTGACATCATCGAGGTAAACGGCTCATGTTTCATTTAGTAAGGGCACGCATATTTCAGGGCTGGTGTCACACTATCCAGTTGTCAGTTTGttgatgtgaaatatttccatgacaacattCAGTTTCCCTTTAACATTGTGAAATGACTATTTTTACCTCCCTTAATTAATAACTTCCAGTCACCAGTATCTATTGATGACGCTGTCTGTCACACTGAAACTGATGATTAACGATTAGCGATAGGAGCAATTACTagtttgagttttgtttatGCCCATATGTGATAATTCCAATATTCTTActagtgaatgaatgaatgatctATTGGTCATACCATACCAGAATAAAAACtcaagtacattttatttatacagcccaatatcacaaatttgtctCAACAGGATTTACAAACTGTACAGTTATCACACCCTCTATACTTAGACCCTTGGTTTGGATATGGTAACCCTCTAAAACTCTTTAACAAGAAATAATGGAAGAAatctcaggaagagcaacagggGAGGGATCCCTCccccaggatggacagacatgcaatagatgtcaatgtgtacagaatagaccagCATAGTAAAActacagtatggacaatcaggaTGACACAATTTGACAACTAAAATTATACAACCAATCTAAAAAATGCTTGGTGCGTGCACCGTACCAGCAGAGGGTAGTCACGCACTTACAGTCACCTCACCTCTCAGCAGCTGGAAAGTTCAGTAGTGGACACTGACGTGAAGCGAGTCCACGATGTGTTACTTCAAGTAAAGATCAGTACCCCGAGAAAAGTCCTCGGCGCACCTTATTCACAACACAACGTTAACGTCAATGCGGCGGGCTTGACAGGTATATCAGAGCTAACATTTTTAGATCATTAGTGCGCATGAATTAAGAACCTAAACAGTTTGTTATCCCCAAAAACAGGGATAAGACAGTATTTTGTCTAACAGGAAAACCATAGTAACTTAGGCCCAAATGAAAGTTAAACTATTAAATCCACATGGACTATTTAAGTTGTCAACAACGACCATGTTGTGTTggtaaatgatgaataaatgagtgtCAAAGACCGTGGACAGATTAGGGGAAAACGAAGACTTTACGATTGTACGATGGCATTAGATGAGTAATTTGAGGGTATTTCAACAGTCACAAGTAGCCGCTAGCCTGCAGCTACTGCTAACATTCTGTGTGCTCTTCGCTAACCGACCGGAGTAGCTACAACAACCTGAAACTTCAGTTCCTACAGCAAACATTAACACTGCAGTGAGCACGGATTGTATCATGCAgctcatacatatatatgatatatgatatatagtATACGAGCAAATATATagctataaacacaaacatccatGTCACTTTACATTGCACAAGATTCTGAGCCCAGCTGAATGCCgcattttacagtaaaacaaattaacaatacAGTTCTataaaagacaatgaaatatatgtaaaatgtgATAAAGACAAAGTGATCCAAATGAGAGTTGCCTTTAGCTTGTGAAAGATAACGCCCTTGTTATTTTCAGATGGTAACACAAAATACACTCACAGtgaagttcacacacacacacacacacacacaattaaccAACTGAAAGCTTCAAAATGAATTGGTAAACCAGAAATAAAACTCATTAAATGCTGGTACTCTTTAGTACTTTTGAATACTCGTATAAGtgaatgaaatattaatatttgcaCAGTAATTTCTCAATATATATTGTGATGATTTTATTTCTAGGTGATAGATGCAGTTCCATTTGAACAAAGTGTTGGCACTGACATACCTCTCAGAGGCCAAATTCATTACTGTTGGAtggtatgaaaatatatattttaattcaaaGTCAGGGTGAAACTACAAGTGATGTCCAGGGGGTCAAATATAAGGCAGTTAAAGTGCTCAACAATTGAACCTGGATGTCTACCACATAATCTCGAGCTCCATGAGCTGCTTTTAAACACTGCAAATATGAAGAATTATCTATAATAAatttaatattgtatttataacttataatttcactgtttttatgacTAATCAGTTCATTAAAGGCAGATGTATAACCTGATGTGCTATCCAATACACTAACCCTGCTGTGTAAATGAGGTTATATGAAACATTAGCCTTgattaaacataaataatattttgGGGTAATGATTAGATAACAAACAAGTAACTCAGTGTAAAGCTGTGTATGCttaaattataaaatgacatAGTGAACATTAGGCATGAACCTGAATAACTCCAGCTGTAATTCTTACAGTCACACAGCGAGCGATCTTTATTAGTCTCCTGATCTTTACTAGGTGGACCATGTGATGATCATTCCTCTCGTAAAGGCCGATAAGTGGATGGCGTTACAGTTTCCGTGGCCCAGTTAGACACAgctttttcacattattttcaaACCCACCCCAACTTTTATCAGGCTCACTCTGCGGCCAGGAATTGATGAGTAACATTTGCTCAGGAAATTAGAAGTGGAAGTGGAGATTGCGTGGTGAGAACTGCAGATCTCTCCTGGGCTCTCTCCCAGCTTTAACAGTTGTCACAGGCTGTCAGTAGCTCACAGATTTCCTCAAATTTGGGTTCAAAGGTGGACCGGGATCTCTTGACACAGTTCAAAATGCCCTCTTAGCACAGATAGGCTCAAAAAGAAAAGTGCTCAATTACTCCCGTCCTGTACATCAGTTTATATTGACtttgagacaaaaacacatttcttttgggCAGCTGTAAGATCAAAGTCGTGGCACACAGTTGCACTTGAGAAGTAACAGGAAGTTATTTGACAGTATTTGTCAGATGACTGTGCCGAAGTGAAGAGCactgagagggaaagagcaAGCAGAGTGACACATTGAGCCATTCTCACTTCCTCTGGGGAGATGCTCCATCATCTCCGTCatctttgtcaaaatgtttcagCTGTGCAGAGGGTAATGGGTTCAGTGGTAACACCTCAGTTTATTACACTCAGAAATTAGTCTCAATCAATTACTCGTCAATTAGTTGTCTCAGTCACAACCAAGAAGATCATTTTAAAGACCTTATATGAACTTAGAGCTCAACATTGGTCCTGGGTTGGCAGGCAGATCTTTAGTGGTTCTTGGTTGACGTTTTATCCAGAGAtgcaatgattagtcaattaatcaattagtcgattggCAGTGGGAGATTATAACACTTTATTTCAcgattttctgacattttattgacaaaacgAATCATCGATGAATCGAGAACATAACCgtcagattaatcaacaatgaaagtaattgtCAGGTGCAACCCTAGTTGTATCTTGCCTGACACTGTGTTGAAGAACCTGCAGTCTTCAAGTCCCCACAGGTCCTGATCACTAGTTACTTAATGTTGATACTTAGAGATCTTATAGTTTTTCATAATTATACAGTTTCCTAATTTTGAGATGCAGAGGTTATACAGACATCAGATGATGAGGTTTCCAGCAACAAATGATTTCTTCAAAAATACTATAATGCATgtagttttatttgtattacGGTATGAAGATGCCAGTATTTGATCCACAATCTAACAGTCTTATATTCTATGTCACAAAACTGTGTTGGGGATTACTGGATgtatattacaaatatataacaaaacatttggatttgaatttttaaaaatgtctgaaattgTTGGACAGCTGCCCCTGTGTTCTGCAGTCAGCTTTAGTCTCGTGTTACTGTTCATGTCCTGGAAACAGAGCCATAAAATCCTGATCACCAACAAACTATTAATGCATCCTTTCAGCTGTGGACTACAACAAACATGTATGTTATTGGCAAAGGTCTGCATAATAATCTTAAATCATCCATGAGGTGAAAAGGGGTGAAGAAGGGAGGGGACTGGGGGAGGAGTCTTAGATTGACTTTCACATCCATTCAGCCTTTTCTGCAGCAGCCTTGAacttgcagagagagagaggggggagaaaaaaggcACACTGGACAGTGTTGTGCAGAAGGGGGCTCGGTGCTGTTGTCGCGGAGGGCTGCCATAGCTGTTCCCTTTCAGAGCTCTCTCCAGGCTTTATGAAATGCACGTCAAACGTGCAATTGTTTGCGGATTCACTGAAGAGTGCTGGTGAAGAGGAGTGGTCAGGGACGGAGATCAGCATGCACTCTTAGGTCGACGTCGCCTTGAACGCAGCGCTGCAAAAACCTCGCAGAGCCTCAAGTGCGTTTTAATCCTCCGAAGTTGTGTCGAGCGAGTGGGCGATGATTCGCATCTGATTGTTGCTCAACTAATCCCGGAGAGGACTGCGGACGGGCAAACTGCTGCATTGTGGCCACCGAGACGCTGATTCCTGCCCGAGGATTGCACAATCTCGCTCTGCCCAAAATGTCATCTCATGCGAAAGTCAAGAAGGACAAAGAGATTATTGCCGAATATGAGACCCAAGTGAAAGGTTGGTAACGCACAGGCCTGATCTTAttgttattctgtgtgtgtgtgtgtgtgtgtgtgtgtgtgtgtgtgtgtgtgtgtgtgtgtgtgtgtgtgtgtgtgtgagtgaaggcACTATTGCGTAACTTAACCACAAGCTTTTTTACATGGCTTTCAGCGTGCAGAGCTGAGGGGTGGGACGGATTGTGTAGTTATAGatgagtcatttattttttatcatatcTCTTTTTAGGAAAATGTCCCACCCATTCATGCCATTTTTAACTGATTTGGGGGTAAGGTTATCACTTGAATCCAGTGATACAATAATTCCGATGTAACTTGGCTGAACCGGTTTCTGTGCTGAAGATGACTGCGTGCTCTGCAACATGCCTAGCCCTGCATGTGTGGCCAATGGAAGCTGCTGGAGCTTGATCATTTTGTTTCAAAGTGCGGCTGGTATTTCTGTGAGACTGTCCTAATGCTGCACACCCAGCAAGGGAATGTGCAAATTCACCTTGGACAGCATTTCCAATAGACTGGAGGTCATGCACCTCAGGTACTCATACAGGATACTTTGAGACATCTGGGTATAATTTACAATTTGTTCCTTTTAAAGAAAGGGTTAAAATGTACATGATATTGTGGTAGACTAATATGGTGAGCAATGAGGGTTTTCCTGACACTCCTGGACAAAGTGTAGTATCAGGAGGTAGAGGAAACGCTTGAGAAGATCACACCGCAAACAGTTCAGAAAGGCCATAAATAATGTATGCTGTCTGTATGAATTATGAACCATGAAAGGATTTTACTGTCTCCCGCTAAATATGTGACTGGATAAACcacccagagagagaagggagtgGGGAACACTGACACTGTATTTGAACAGACAGTGCAGGATGTATATAGGTGGGTTGTCTTCTCAGCCTCTCAGAGACAACTTCAAGCCGTGTCAACTTTAACACTTCTGTGCATCACCTTCTCTCAGTTGTGGTTCTGGTCATGTGTCAGGTGttattcacagagacagacagacagagcataGGCTTTACTCTAGAATAAGTTACCATTTTAAAGCAGGATAGCTCAGTGCTGTGTGGTATTATTAATGCTAGTGTTTCATGGGCTACAGTATTTTTTGTCTGTAATGAAGCTAATTGCTTCAGTATAAAATAGGCCAACTCAGttcagttaaaggaatagtttgatatttcacgcctattcgctttcttgcctACAGTTAAAGACAAATGTATCTATATGGCACAATTCATAGACtatttcaaagtgctttacatgtaaaagaaaaaaaaaagtgagatgagaagatcagcTCCACTCTTACATCTGTCTGCTAAATGTaaagctacagttagcagccagttagcttagcaaaaGACTGaccgggtgcagtgactttgTGACTAGAATAGTCGAGtacataaccccctgtaaaaccacaacttgttgtttttacactgagctttagaggttctGCTTGGCCAATTTTGTTAGCCCTAACTCAAATTAGGATTTTCTTATAAATTTACTATCACACCCAAATACACATTaaacaatgagaaaacaaaacacaatatctgtTTGTATAGCTcttcattattttaaatgacatcAGTGTCTGTCCAGCAAAAACTATTTTAGaatgtgtcccaaatccatgAAAGCCCAGAAATTGGTGAAACAGTGACACCACTGAGGGCTATATTGGTGTTGAAGAAGTTATTAAAGTATCtgcaaatatttgtaaatattttagtccaattttctttttactgacTTAATTTAGACCTCACTACTGTTGTACTTACATAAAGTGGAAATGACCAAAGCTTGTCAGCATGTGTTTGGAATGAAGAGTATGATAAGCATTTTGCAGGTGTGGTTTACTTTcttcctgtgtctctgtttatttgtttgactccttctctctctctctctctctctctctctctctctctctctctctctctctctctctctctctctctctctctctctctctctctctctctctctctctggtctaCACACCAGCTTTGTGGCTGTGAGAGAGCCATCACAGCTCCGTCTCTCTCGTCTCAGTTTCAGGAAAAGCTTTTAAGCTGACATCTTAAGCTCATTTGCAAACTGGGCTTAGATCAGTTTGGAGCTGTGGGGGCTTTactctgacactgacactggcCTCCAATAATGCTGAGTTGCTGACTGCACAGCAGTTCAATCAGGCACAAACCTAATGCACTTTGCGGTATTTTTCAACATGCCGCATTTCAGCAAACAGCGGGACCTCACGTCTGAACAGTGATTGTTGGTGTGCCGGTGTGTATTTTGAGCACAAAGCTTTACAGGTCTGGGCCTGTGTTTGTGCCTATTGTCACATGCTTTCATTGATGTTTCATTGATGACTGAATAGTCACTCACGGACAGGAGAAACTGCTTTGTATCATAACAATAAGTCATCATTTAGTCACTATCAGCAgctaaaaacatatttttgtttgtggtcaAACCATGATTTGTCTTCCAGAGTAGCACTTATTGTaggtttgtttttacagcatttGAGTTAAACTAATATTATTTCTTCTTAAGAGTGTTGCTGACCAGCCTGAAGTATCTTGGAGCTTCCTGCTGATCCCGAAAGCAAAACACAAGGAAATGAGGGGATACCCTTCATCATGCATCATACTGTACTTCTAGCTGGAGGCCACATTATCTTTAATGTCATTTGATCTGTTTGGAGCCTAGCTGTTTTAGTCTTATGCACACATTGCTGTAATAGGGTATATTGCACACATTGCTGTAATAGGGTATATTGTAAACCGTTTGTTGCTAAGGGAACATGGCTGTGGAATTTGTGCAACATTGACTTTACATTGATATCTGTCCCTAAAATGTTACAAAAGGCCTGTgatatattcaatatatttgtaatatatttgttttagagatt is a window of Enoplosus armatus isolate fEnoArm2 chromosome 3, fEnoArm2.hap1, whole genome shotgun sequence DNA encoding:
- the ptgis gene encoding prostacyclin synthase, which gives rise to MLWTIFLLLNGLLILVLLYSSRTRQKNEPPLDKGFLPWLGHALEFGKDAAKFLTRMKDKHGDIFTVRVAGYYVTVLLDPNSFDAVLNDTVFLDFTRNRNQLLKRIFSLQLPSITPAAERQWMERHFQGLSLSKLSGAMNSHLQNLLLSDQKGCRPSEWRQDGLFSLCYSLLFRAGYLTLFERRDKATAVYKEFRKFDDLLTKLARCSLKRGESKTANLSRERLWELLSPNWLNGGPESNSWQQSYHHFLQEEGVDAEMQKRALLLQLWTTQCNAGPAAFWLLGFLLTHPEAMEAVKSEIRGLTLQGTFLQHPPINPLEAHSTPVLDSVLSETLRLTAAVMISREVVQDKILHMANGREYHLRRGDRVCLFPFLSPQMDPQIHQEPQIFKYDRFLNDDMTVSDKFYKDGKRLKYHTMPWGAGRNICVGKEFAITAIKQFVFLLLTHLDLEMYEPEAKLPPVNPSRYGFGILQPDGDLQVRYRLRRTQHEM